Proteins encoded in a region of the Haloarchaeobius salinus genome:
- the gcvH gene encoding glycine cleavage system protein GcvH yields MSFETPDDRKYNESHEWALRDGDTVRVGISDFAQDELGDVVFVELPDVGDEVAQGEAFGVVESIKAVSDVYAPVSGEVTAVNEALFDAPEQVNEDPFGDGWMLEIAAVDADELDELLTADEYVDQVA; encoded by the coding sequence ATGAGCTTCGAGACACCCGACGACCGGAAGTACAACGAATCGCACGAATGGGCACTGCGCGACGGCGACACCGTCCGCGTCGGCATCAGCGACTTCGCCCAGGACGAACTCGGCGACGTGGTCTTCGTCGAGCTCCCGGACGTGGGCGACGAGGTCGCGCAGGGAGAGGCGTTCGGCGTCGTCGAGTCCATCAAGGCCGTCTCAGACGTCTACGCGCCGGTCTCCGGCGAGGTCACGGCGGTCAACGAGGCGCTGTTCGACGCGCCCGAGCAGGTCAACGAGGACCCGTTCGGCGACGGCTGGATGCTGGAGATCGCCGCCGTCGACGCGGACGAGCTCGACGAGCTGCTGACCGCCGACGAGTACGTCGACCAGGTCGCCTGA
- the sod gene encoding superoxide dismutase, whose protein sequence is MANYELDPLPYDYDALEPHVSEQVLRWHHDTHHQGYVDGWNAADETLASNRGAGTTDGSAGAMRNVTHNGSGHVLHDLFWNCMSPEGGDEPEGALRDRIEADFGSYDAWKAEFEAAASAAGGWALLVYDSHSEQLRNLVVDKHDQGALWGAHPILALDVWEHSYYHDYGPARGDFVDNFFDVVDWQEPTRRYGEAIALFE, encoded by the coding sequence ATGGCGAACTACGAACTCGACCCGCTACCGTACGACTACGACGCGCTCGAACCGCACGTCAGTGAACAGGTGCTCCGCTGGCACCACGACACCCACCACCAGGGCTACGTCGACGGCTGGAACGCTGCCGACGAGACGCTCGCGTCGAACCGCGGGGCCGGGACGACCGACGGCTCCGCCGGTGCGATGCGGAACGTCACCCACAACGGCTCCGGGCACGTCCTCCACGACCTGTTCTGGAACTGCATGAGCCCCGAGGGTGGCGACGAGCCCGAGGGTGCCCTCCGAGACCGCATCGAGGCGGACTTCGGCTCCTACGACGCGTGGAAGGCGGAGTTCGAGGCGGCCGCCTCGGCCGCCGGTGGCTGGGCGCTGCTCGTCTACGACTCCCACAGCGAACAGCTCCGGAACCTCGTCGTCGACAAGCACGACCAGGGCGCGCTCTGGGGTGCACACCCCATCCTCGCGCTCGACGTCTGGGAGCACTCGTACTACCACGACTACGGGCCGGCCCGCGGCGACTTCGTCGACAACTTCTTCGACGTGGTGGACTGGCAGGAGCCGACCCGGCGCTACGGGGAGGCCATCGCGCTGTTCGAGTAG
- a CDS encoding DUF7838 family putative zinc beta-ribbon protein, giving the protein MSLETEHYCPDCESDVTFYRAASTHVHLGEKVKWHCTECDYGFVKIDGNVDTSEA; this is encoded by the coding sequence ATGAGTCTGGAGACGGAACACTACTGTCCCGACTGCGAGAGCGACGTCACCTTCTATCGCGCCGCGAGCACGCACGTCCACCTCGGCGAGAAGGTCAAGTGGCACTGCACCGAGTGTGATTACGGCTTCGTGAAGATCGACGGCAACGTCGACACGAGCGAGGCCTGA
- the gcvPB gene encoding aminomethyl-transferring glycine dehydrogenase subunit GcvPB — protein MNYDQARWTDDDERYEPLLSEKHTAEADLDDSPLPDELTRDSLELPDLSEPELARHYTRLSEMNYGVDSGPYPLGSCTMKYNPKFTEDVAAIEAGAVHPDRSPESVQGNLELLYDLQDYLGRIGGMDAVTLQPPAGAAGEFTGVLVAKAYHEHNGDERSEIIIPESAHGTNFASAALAGFDVVELPGGEDGRVDLEALEAALSDETALLMLTNPNTLGLFERDIEEIAGMVHDAGGLLYYDGANLNALLGRARPGDMGFDIMHYNVHKTFATPHGGGGPGAGPVGVVSELAPFLPKPQVEKDDGEYGLFDPAYSIGKVHGSLGNWLVLVKAYAYIARLGDPGLSDASAKAVLNANYLASQIEYEVPYGPFHHEFVASAGEQDAADVAKRMLDYGVHPPTTKWPEIVGEALMTEPTEIENRKTLDQLAEAFNAVANEDDDALAAAPERTTARRIDQTAAARDLRLSWQALDEE, from the coding sequence ATGAACTACGACCAGGCCCGCTGGACCGACGACGACGAACGCTACGAGCCGTTGCTCAGCGAGAAACACACCGCCGAGGCCGACCTCGACGACTCGCCGCTCCCGGACGAGCTGACGCGTGATTCGCTCGAACTGCCGGACCTCTCCGAGCCGGAACTCGCCCGGCACTACACGCGGCTCTCGGAGATGAACTACGGTGTGGACTCCGGTCCGTACCCGCTCGGGTCGTGTACGATGAAGTACAACCCGAAGTTCACCGAGGACGTCGCGGCCATCGAGGCGGGTGCGGTCCACCCCGACCGCTCGCCCGAGAGCGTGCAGGGCAACCTCGAGCTCCTCTACGACCTGCAGGACTACCTCGGCCGCATCGGCGGGATGGACGCGGTGACGCTCCAGCCGCCCGCTGGCGCGGCCGGCGAGTTCACCGGCGTGCTCGTCGCGAAGGCGTACCACGAGCACAACGGCGACGAGCGCTCGGAGATAATCATCCCCGAGAGCGCCCACGGCACCAACTTCGCCAGCGCGGCGCTCGCGGGCTTCGACGTGGTCGAGCTCCCCGGCGGCGAGGACGGACGCGTCGACCTAGAGGCCCTCGAGGCCGCGCTCTCCGACGAGACCGCGCTCCTGATGCTCACCAACCCGAACACGCTCGGGCTGTTCGAGCGCGACATCGAGGAGATCGCGGGGATGGTCCACGACGCCGGCGGCCTGCTCTACTACGACGGCGCGAACCTCAACGCGCTGCTCGGTCGGGCCCGTCCCGGCGACATGGGCTTCGACATCATGCACTACAACGTGCACAAGACGTTCGCGACGCCCCACGGCGGCGGTGGCCCCGGCGCGGGCCCGGTCGGCGTCGTCTCCGAACTCGCCCCGTTCCTCCCGAAGCCACAGGTCGAGAAGGACGACGGCGAGTACGGGCTGTTCGACCCAGCGTACTCCATCGGGAAGGTCCACGGGTCCCTCGGCAACTGGCTCGTGCTCGTGAAGGCGTACGCCTACATCGCCCGACTCGGTGACCCCGGGCTCTCGGACGCCAGCGCGAAGGCGGTGCTCAACGCGAACTACCTCGCCAGCCAGATCGAGTACGAGGTCCCCTACGGCCCGTTCCACCACGAGTTCGTCGCCAGCGCGGGCGAGCAGGACGCCGCCGACGTAGCCAAGCGGATGCTCGACTACGGCGTCCACCCGCCGACGACGAAGTGGCCGGAGATCGTCGGCGAGGCGCTGATGACGGAGCCGACCGAGATCGAGAACCGGAAGACGCTCGACCAGCTCGCCGAGGCGTTCAACGCCGTCGCGAACGAGGACGATGACGCGCTCGCGGCCGCGCCCGAGCGGACGACTGCCCGGCGCATCGACCAGACCGCCGCGGCGCGCGACCTGCGGCTCTCCTGGCAGGCGCTCGACGAGGAGTAG
- a CDS encoding cob(I)yrinic acid a,c-diamide adenosyltransferase, giving the protein MKIYTGRGDDGMTDLRDMSRVSKTSPRIEAYGTVDELNALVGTVRPTGHDDIDEKLAGVQNHLHVVQADLANPDPDEDDPVVTSEHVDQVEAWIDAYDDELEPLQSFILPTGSEKGSRLHHARTVCRRAERRAVALAADAQTNEDAIQYLNRLSDGLFVWARVVNAREGVPEESPSY; this is encoded by the coding sequence GTGAAGATATACACCGGCCGTGGCGACGACGGCATGACCGACCTGCGGGACATGTCCCGGGTGTCGAAGACCAGCCCGAGGATCGAGGCCTACGGAACCGTCGACGAACTGAACGCACTCGTGGGGACGGTCCGGCCGACCGGCCACGACGACATCGACGAGAAGCTCGCAGGCGTCCAGAACCACCTCCACGTGGTCCAGGCGGACCTCGCCAACCCGGACCCCGACGAGGACGACCCGGTCGTCACGAGCGAGCACGTCGACCAGGTCGAAGCGTGGATCGACGCCTACGACGACGAGCTGGAGCCGCTGCAGTCGTTCATCCTCCCGACGGGCAGCGAGAAGGGTTCGCGGCTCCACCACGCACGGACGGTCTGTCGTCGTGCCGAGCGGCGCGCGGTCGCACTGGCAGCGGACGCGCAGACCAACGAGGACGCCATCCAGTACCTGAACCGGCTGTCGGACGGGCTGTTCGTCTGGGCGCGCGTGGTCAAC
- the gcvPA gene encoding aminomethyl-transferring glycine dehydrogenase subunit GcvPA, with the protein MSGHHTPRGSPFAPHTAADTEAMLDAVGVETEAELFDIPESVRFDGEFGIEPRSERVIREEVAGTLEKNDDLVELLGRGHYSHYVPSLVDHLSLRSEFLTSYTQYQPEVTQGFLQALFEYQSLLVELTGLGVANCSMYDAATALGEAATLADRLRQTSGTRVLVPEQLADGRREVLENYVGGTALTVEAYPMDDGNVDVEALGNSLDESAVMVYAENPTVRGCVEESLEAIGDLAHDNDALFCLGSDPVSLALLQEPASVGADVVVGAADVLGLPTSYGMGMGLFATREEYVRQVPGRLVGASTDDTGRRTYTLTLQTREQHIRRERATSNICTNQAWVALRAAIHAASLGPDGLADLAKESVTDAKELADRVTEVVGVKAPVHDRHHVREFVAHTDQPAPAVAADLEDEGYAVHVLGEHHIQLNASALSDHETDDFLAALAEVAR; encoded by the coding sequence ATGAGCGGACACCACACACCACGGGGAAGCCCCTTCGCGCCGCACACCGCCGCCGACACCGAGGCGATGCTCGACGCGGTCGGCGTCGAAACCGAGGCCGAACTGTTCGACATCCCGGAGTCGGTCCGGTTCGACGGCGAGTTCGGCATCGAGCCGCGGAGCGAGCGGGTGATCAGGGAGGAAGTCGCGGGGACCCTCGAGAAGAACGACGATCTGGTGGAGCTGCTCGGCCGGGGCCACTACAGCCACTACGTGCCCTCGCTGGTCGACCACCTCTCGCTGCGTTCGGAGTTCCTCACCTCGTACACGCAGTACCAGCCGGAGGTCACGCAGGGGTTCCTGCAGGCGCTGTTCGAGTACCAGTCGCTGCTCGTCGAGCTGACGGGTCTCGGCGTCGCGAACTGCTCGATGTACGACGCCGCGACGGCGCTGGGCGAGGCCGCCACGCTCGCCGACCGCCTGCGCCAGACCTCCGGAACGCGCGTCCTCGTCCCGGAACAGCTCGCCGACGGGCGGCGCGAGGTGCTCGAGAACTACGTCGGTGGCACCGCCCTCACGGTCGAGGCGTACCCGATGGACGACGGTAACGTCGACGTCGAGGCACTCGGGAACAGCCTCGACGAATCGGCCGTGATGGTCTACGCAGAGAACCCGACCGTTCGGGGCTGTGTGGAGGAGTCGCTCGAGGCAATCGGCGACCTCGCACACGACAACGACGCGCTGTTCTGTCTCGGTTCGGACCCCGTCTCGCTCGCGCTCCTGCAGGAGCCCGCGAGCGTCGGCGCGGACGTGGTCGTCGGCGCGGCCGACGTGCTCGGCCTGCCCACGAGCTACGGGATGGGGATGGGTCTGTTCGCCACGCGCGAGGAGTACGTCCGGCAGGTACCGGGCCGGCTCGTGGGCGCGAGCACGGACGACACCGGGCGGCGGACGTACACGCTCACGCTCCAGACCCGCGAGCAGCACATCCGGCGCGAACGCGCGACGTCGAACATCTGTACGAACCAGGCGTGGGTCGCGCTCCGGGCGGCCATCCACGCGGCGTCGCTCGGCCCCGACGGGCTCGCCGACCTCGCGAAGGAGAGCGTCACGGACGCCAAAGAGCTCGCCGACCGCGTCACCGAGGTCGTCGGCGTGAAGGCCCCGGTACACGACCGGCATCACGTCCGCGAGTTCGTCGCCCACACCGACCAGCCAGCCCCCGCGGTCGCCGCGGACCTCGAGGACGAGGGCTACGCGGTCCACGTGCTCGGCGAGCACCACATCCAGCTCAACGCGAGCGCGCTGTCCGACCACGAGACGGACGACTTCCTCGCCGCGCTCGCGGAGGTGGCCCGATGA
- the gcvT gene encoding glycine cleavage system aminomethyltransferase GcvT: MALRTPPLRGRHEEVGGSFTDFGGWEMPVEFAGIRTEHEAVREAVGIFDVSHMGEIEVGGPDATTLMQRLTTNDVTALSPGDSQYACITDEDGVILDDTVVYRRPDEGETPTYLFVPNAGHEDWMVERWTDHRDEWGLDATVDDRTEEYAMFAVQGPDAVEHVREATENGSEVASLSRFTATTATLAGADCLVARTGYTGEDGFELVVPWDDAADVWDAFDGVEPCGLGARDTLRLEAGLLLSGQDFQHEENPRTPYEAGIGFTVKLDTEFVGRDALEAQKEQGVDEKLVGIRLVDRGIPRHGYDVTDTDGEVVGTVTSGTMSPTLDEPIGLAYVPTDLASPETRLRVVVRDRPKKAVVEPLPFYER, from the coding sequence ATGGCCCTCAGGACACCGCCGTTGCGCGGACGCCACGAGGAGGTCGGTGGGTCGTTCACGGACTTCGGCGGGTGGGAGATGCCCGTCGAGTTCGCGGGCATCCGCACCGAGCACGAGGCGGTCCGCGAGGCCGTCGGCATCTTCGACGTCTCGCACATGGGCGAGATCGAGGTCGGCGGCCCGGACGCCACGACGCTGATGCAGCGGCTCACGACGAACGACGTGACGGCGCTCTCGCCGGGCGACTCCCAGTACGCCTGCATCACCGACGAGGACGGCGTCATCCTCGACGACACGGTCGTCTACCGGCGGCCCGACGAGGGCGAGACACCGACGTACCTGTTCGTCCCGAACGCGGGCCACGAGGACTGGATGGTCGAGCGCTGGACGGACCACCGCGACGAGTGGGGTCTCGACGCGACCGTCGACGACCGCACCGAGGAGTACGCGATGTTTGCGGTGCAGGGTCCGGACGCGGTCGAGCACGTCCGGGAGGCCACCGAGAACGGCAGCGAGGTGGCGTCGCTCTCGCGGTTCACCGCGACGACGGCGACCCTCGCCGGCGCGGACTGTCTGGTCGCCCGGACCGGCTACACCGGCGAGGACGGCTTCGAACTCGTCGTCCCGTGGGACGACGCCGCGGACGTCTGGGACGCGTTCGACGGCGTCGAGCCGTGCGGGCTCGGCGCGCGGGACACGCTCCGGCTGGAGGCGGGGCTGCTCCTCTCGGGGCAGGACTTCCAGCACGAGGAGAACCCGCGGACGCCCTACGAGGCGGGCATCGGGTTCACCGTCAAACTGGACACCGAGTTCGTGGGCCGCGACGCGCTGGAGGCCCAGAAGGAGCAGGGCGTCGACGAGAAGCTCGTCGGCATCCGCCTCGTCGACCGCGGTATCCCGCGCCACGGCTACGACGTGACCGACACCGACGGCGAGGTCGTCGGCACGGTCACGAGCGGGACGATGAGCCCGACGCTCGACGAACCCATCGGACTCGCGTACGTACCGACCGACCTGGCCAGCCCGGAGACGCGACTGCGTGTCGTCGTCCGGGACCGACCGAAGAAGGCCGTGGTCGAACCGCTCCCCTTCTACGAACGATAA